The Phoenix dactylifera cultivar Barhee BC4 chromosome 15, palm_55x_up_171113_PBpolish2nd_filt_p, whole genome shotgun sequence genome contains a region encoding:
- the LOC103716397 gene encoding extracellular ribonuclease LE-like yields the protein MRIPTPVSLILLLLSLLAVVSAAQDFDFFYFVQQWPGSYCDTAKSCCYPTTGKPAADFGIHGLWPNYNDGSYPSNCDPDNDYDESKIKDLITAMEAEWPTLACPSGDGSKFWSHEWEKHGTCSESILDEHSYFEAALSLKKQADILQSLKSAGIEPDGGFYSVSSISRAIKDATGFTPGIECNVDESGNTQLYQVYVCVDANAKDLIECPVYPRSKCSSSVEFPTF from the exons ATGAGGATCCCAACCCCAGTCTCTCTCATCCTTCTGCTTCTGTCTCTCCTCGCAGTTGTTTCCGCTGCTCAAGATTTCGATTTCTTCTACTTTGTTCAGCAG TGGCCGGGTTCTTACTGTGACACAGCAAAGAGCTGCTGCTATCCCACGACTGGAAAGCCGGCTGCCGACTTCGGGATCCATGGCCTTTGGCCCAACTACAATGATGGCTCTTACCCATCCAACTGTGATCCTGATAACGATTACGATGAATCTAAG ATTAAGGACCTGATAACTGCGATGGAAGCAGAATGGCCAACCTTGGCATGCCCGAGTGGCGATGGCTCGAAATTTTGGTCGCATGAATGGGAGAAGCACGGCACCTGCTCCGAGTCCATCCTCGACGAGCATTCGTACTTCGAGGCAGCTCTTAGCCTCAAGAAGCAGGCGGACATCCTCCAAAGCTTAAAGAGCGCAGGAATTGAACCAGACGGTGGATTCTACAGTGTGAGCAGCATCTCTAGGGCCATCAAGGATGCAACCGGTTTCACCCCAGGAATAGAGTGCAATGTGGATGAATCTGGCAACACCCAACTGTATCAGGTTTACGTATGTGTGGACGCTAATGCAAAAGATCTCATCGAGTGCCCTGTGTATCCGAGAAGCAAGTGTTCTTCCAGCGTCGAGTTCCCTACCTTCTGA
- the LOC103716396 gene encoding malate dehydrogenase, chloroplastic-like, with translation MASTAISTVSVSSIYARTGFGPKSKPLGLNFSSPKSFKSFSGLKAAAAIDIESEASFLGKESNAALQASFVPKIKARQRFTNKLQPRASTYKVAILGAAGGIGQPLALLIKMSPLVSALHLYDIANVKGVAADLSHCNTPSQILDFTGPSQLANCLKGMDAVVIPAGVPRKPGMTRDDLFNINANIVKTLVEAVADNCPDAFIHIISNPVNSTVPIAAEVLKQKGVYNPKKLFGVTTLDVVRANTFVAEKKNLKLIDVDVPVVGGHAGITILPLLSKTRPSVTFTDEEVEELTVRIQNAGTEVVEAKAGAGSATLSMAYAAARFVESSLRALDGDGDVYECSFVQSELTELPFFASRVKLGKKGVEAVISADLQGLTEFETKALEALKPELKASIEKGVAFVQKQAAAAASI, from the coding sequence ATGGCATCAACAGCAATCTCAACTGTGTCCGTCAGTTCAATATATGCTCGGACTGGTTTTGGACCAAAATCCAAGCCCTTAGGCTTGAATTTTAGTAGCCCAAAGTCCTTTAAGAGTTTTAGCGGTCtaaaagcagcagcagcaattgATATTGAATCAGAGGCATCCTTTTTGGGCAAGGAAAGCAATGCTGCCCTCCAGGCATCTTTTGTTCCAAAGATCAAAGCAAGACAGAGGTTCACAAATAAACTCCAGCCCCGAGCATCCACTTATAAAGTGGCTATCCTTGGGGCTGCTGGTGGGATCGGTCAACCCCTAGCACTTCTTATCAAGATGTCTCCGCTGGTCTCGGCTTTGCATCTCTATGATATTGCAAATGTGAAAGGAGTTGCTGCTGATCTCAGCCATTGCAATACTCCCTCTCAGATTCTGGATTTCACAGGACCATCACAACTTGCCAATTGTTTGAAAGGTATGGATGCGGTTGTGATCCCTGCAGGAGTTCCAAGGAAGCCAGGCATGACTCGTGATGATCTATTCAACATCAATGCCAACATTGTGAAGACATTGGTTGAGGCTGTTGCAGACAATTGTCCAGATGCTTTCATCCACATCATCAGCAACCCTGTCAACTCTACTGTCCCAATAGCGGCAGAGGTTCTCAAGCAGAAGGGTGTCTACAATCCAAAGAAACTTTTTGGTGTTACCACTCTGGATGTTGTTAGAGCTAACACATTTGTTGCAGAAAAGAAGAACCTCAAGCTCATTGATGTGGATGTTCCAGTTGTTGGGGGCCATGCTGGCATTACCATCTTACCACTGTTGTCCAAGACGAGACCGTCGGTGACCTTCACAGATGAAGAAGTTGAAGAGCTAACCGTGAGAATACAGAATGCTGGGACAGAGGTTGTGGAGGCAAAAGCTGGTGCTGGATCTGCTACCCTGTCCATGGCCTATGCAGCAGCTAGATTTGTTGAGTCATCTCTCCGAGCATTGGATGGAGATGGGGATGTCTATGAGTGCTCTTTCGTTCAGTCTGAACTAACTGAACTGCCTTTCTTTGCATCAAGAGTCAAGCTTGGGAAGAAAGGCGTGGAAGCTGTGATATCTGCAGATCTGCAGGGGCTGACTGAGTTTGAGACGAAAGCACTAGAAGCATTAAAGCCAGAGCTGAAGGCCAGCATTGAGAAGGGTGTGGCGTTTGTCCAGAAACAGGCAGCAGCAGCTGCATCTATCTGA
- the LOC103716395 gene encoding protein DMP8-like: MDQSEGISVKVQDEGSYPISPRSGSYPISPRSSTVHGGRKRRAVAKGVQNTLSKTSMLVNFLPTGTLLTFEMLLPSVSGDGSCSPVSTTMINALLGLCAFTCFFFHFTDSFRSPDGKVYYGVVTPRGLALFKTGLGVEVPKDDRYRMGFADLVHALMSVMVFAAIAFSDQRVTNCLFPGHRKEMDEVMESFPLMVGVVCSGLFLVFPNTRYGIGCMAT; the protein is encoded by the coding sequence ATGGATCAAAGCGAGGGGATCTCCGTGAAGGTTCAAGACGAAGGCTCGTACCCGATTTCTCCGAGGTCAGGCTCGTACCCGATTTCTCCGAGGTCATCCACGGTCCACGGTGGCCGGAAGCGGCGAGCCGTGGCCAAGGGAGTCCAGAACACCCTCTCCAAGACTTCGATGCTGGTCAACTTCCTTCCAACTGGCACTCTCCTCACCTTTGAGATGCTCCTCCCCTCGGTCTCCGGCGACGGGTCCTGCTCCCCTGTCAGCACCACCATGATCAACGCCCTCCTCGGCCTCTGCGCCTTCACTTGCTTCTTCTTCCACTTCACCGATAGCTTCCGCAGCCCCGACGGCAAGGTGTATTATGGGGTCGTGACACCGAGGGGATTGGCCCTCTTCAAGACCGGCCTCGGCGTCGAGGTCCCCAAGGATGACCGGTATCGGATGGGATTTGCCGACTTGGTGCATGCGCTCATGTCGGTGATGGTGTTCGCGGCGATCGCCTTCTCCGATCAGAGGGTTACCAACTGTCTGTTCCCGGGGCACAGGAAGGAGATGGATGAGGTGATGGAGAGTTTCCCGTTGATGGTGGGAGTTGTATGCAGTGGCTTGTTCCTGGTGTTTCCCAATACAAGATATGGCATTGGGTGCATGGCCACCTGA
- the LOC103716420 gene encoding geranylgeranyl diphosphate reductase, chloroplastic: MASLSSPTAAARRQDSPLLPFVGLRRSPSDNCMPTSRNAVSSRRRLQICAAKSSPRLPGRPLRVAVVGGGPAGGAAAESLAKGGVETILIERKLDNCKPCGGAIPLCMVEEFDLPLELIDRRVTKMKMISPSNVAVDIGRTLKPHEFIGMVRREVLDAYLRDRAAEAGAQVINGLFLHLDPPESGEGPYRLHYNLYDRGRPSAAGDRQTVEVDAVVGADGANSRVAKSIGAGDYDYAIAFQERVKIPEEKMKYYEERAEMYVGDDVSPDFYGWVFPKCDHVAVGTGTVTHKGEIKRFQAATRLRARDKIEGGKIIRVEAHPIPEHPRPRRVLGRVALIGDAAGYVTKCSGEGIYFAAKSGRMCAEAIVAGSESGTRMIDESDLRKYLKKFDQMYWPTYKVLDVLQKVFYRSNSAREAFVEMCADEYVQKMTFDSYLYKRVVPGNPMEDLKLAVNTIGSLVRASALKREMNKITL, encoded by the exons ATGgcttccctctcctctcccaCCGCCGCCGCCCGCCGGCAAGATTCCCCCCTCCTACCCTTCGTCGGCCTCCGTCGATCACCTTCCGATAACTGCATGCCGACGTCCCGAAATGCCGTTTCCTCCCGTCGCCGCCTGCAGATCTGCGCCGCCAAGTCCAGCCCCCGCCTCCCCGGCCGCCCCCTCCGCGTGGCGGTGGTGGGAGGCGGCCCGGCTGGCGGTGCCGCCGCCGAGAGCCTCGCCAAGGGCGGCGTGGAAACGATCCTCATCGAGCGCAAGCTCGACAACTGCAAGCCCTGCGGCGGCGCGATCCCCCTCTGCATGGTGGAAGAATTCGACCTCCCCCTCGAGCTGATCGACCGGCGAGTCACCAAGATGAAGATGATCTCCCCCTCCAACGTCGCCGTCGACATCGGCCGCACCCTCAAGCCCCACGAGTTCATCGGCATGGTCCGCCGCGAGGTCCTCGACGCCTACCTCCGCGACCGCGCCGCCGAAGCCGGCGCCCAAGTCATCAATGGCCTCTTCCTCCACCTCGACCCGCCGGAGTCCGGCGAGGGGCCCTACCGCCTGCACTACAACCTCTACGACAGGGGCAGACCCTCCGCCGCCGGCGATCGCCAGACAGTCGAGGTCGACGCCGTCGTCGGCGCCGACGGCGCCAACTCCCGCGTCGCCAAGTCCATCGGCGCCGGCGACTACGACTACGCCATCGCATTCCAG GAAAGAGTGAAGATACCGGAGGAGAAGATGAAGTACTACGAGGAGAGGGCGGAGATGTACGTCGGGGACGACGTTTCGCCGGACTTCTATGGGTGGGTGTTCCCCAAGTGCGACCATGTGGCGGTGGGGACAGGGACGGTAACGCATAAGGGGGAGATCAAGCGGTTCCAAGCAGCGACAAGGCTGCGGGCAAGGGACAAGATCGAGGGTGGGAAGATCATCCGGGTGGAGGCACACCCAATCCCGGAGCACCCGCGGCCTCGCAG GGTGTTGGGACGAGTGGCACTCATCGGCGATGCAGCTGGGTATGTGACCAAGTGCTCCGGCGAGGGGATCTACTTCGCTGCAAAGAGTGGGAGGATGTGCGCCGAAGCCATAGTGGCAGGCTCAGAAAGTGGCACCCGGATGATTGACGAGAGCGACTTGAGGAAGTACCTGAAgaaatttgatcagatgtattGGCCAACTTACAAGGTCCTGGACGTGCTGCAGAAGGTCTTCTACCGCTCCAACTCGGCGAGGGAGGCCTTTGTGGAGATGTGTGCAGACGAATATGTGCAAAAGATGACATTCGACAGCTACTTGTACAAGAGGGTCGTGCCTGGGAACCCCATGGAGGATCTTAAGCTTGCAGTGAACACAATTGGAAGCCTGGTGAGGGCCAGTGCATTGAAGAGAGAGATGAACAAGATCACCTTGTAA
- the LOC103716394 gene encoding GDSL esterase/lipase At1g74460 isoform X1, giving the protein MEQKNVKLAMAMAWLVVFGLANKRCSCAVVQFIFGDSLSDNGNNNYLTKSLARAALPWYGIDFGSGLPNGRFCNGRTVADIVGDKMGLPRPPAFLDPSLDEDMILENGVNYASGGGGILNETSSLFIQRFSLYKQIELFQGTQELIRMKIGREAADEFFREARYVVALGSNDFINNYLLPLYSDSWTYNGETFVSYLISTLDAQLRLLHKLGARQLTFFGLGPMGCIPLQRFMTSSGGCQKSTNKLAMAFNKQATQVLENISSSLPNATFRFGDAYDFFQDLIDRPHMYGESTLQAFCGHRLCCLASAFFFLFGFGDHSVWMMAGFNNSAGPCCSLGRIRPTLTCTPLSTLCKDRSEYVFWDEYHPTDRANELIANEIFRKLGYKTINETGPTNGTVPTNGTVPTNGTVPTNGTGPTNGTMPTNGTTPTN; this is encoded by the exons ATGGAGCAAAAGAATGTGAAGCTAGCCATGGCCATGGCTTGGTTAGTAGTCTTCGGTCTTGCAAACAAGAGATGTTCCTGCGCAGTCGTGCAGTTCATCTTTGGAGACTCCTTGTCTGATAACGGGAACAACAATTACCTAACCAAGAGCTTGGCTCGGGCAGCACTGCCGTGGTATGGGATCGACTTTGGGAGTGGACTGCCAAACGGGAGATTCTGCAATGGTCGCACTGTTGCTGACATAGTGG GAGACAAGATGGGCCTCCCAAGGCCACCAGCATTTCTAGACCCCTCCCTAGATGAGGATATGATACTTGAGAACGGAGTGAATTATGCATCTGGTGGTGGTGGAATTCTGAATGAAACCTCTTCATTGTTT ATACAGAGGTTCTCCCTCTACAAGCAAATTGAACTGTTCCAAGGAACCCAAGAGCTGATAAGGATGAAGATTGGTCGTGAGGCTGCCGACGAATTCTTCAGAGAAGCTCGTTATGTGGTCGCACTGGGAAGCAATGACTTCATCAACAACTACCTCCTCCCTTTGTACAGTGACTCATGGACCTACAATGGAGAAACCTTCGTTAGCTACCTCATAAGTACACTGGACGCACAGCTCAGA CTCTTGCATAAGTTAGGGGCTCGGCAGCTGACGTTCTTCGGCCTGGGACCTATGGGCTGCATTCCCTTGCAGCGATTCATGACTTCCTCGGGGGGTTGTCAGAAGTCGACGAACAAACTCGCTATGGCCTTCAACAAGCAAGCAACCCAGGTCttagagaacatatcaagcagcCTTCCTAATGCGACCTTCAGATTTGGAGATGCATATGATTTTTTCCAGGATCTCATCGATCGGCCTCACATGTATGGTGAGTCCACCTTGCAGGCTTTTTGTGGGCACAGATTATGTTGTTTGGCTtctgctttcttcttcctttttggttTCGGTGATCACTCTGTTTGGATGATGGCAGGCTTTAACAACTCGGCTGGCCCATGTTGCTCCTTGGGACGGATTCGACCTACTCTCACTTGCACTCCTTTATCAACTCTGTGCAAAGACAGAAGCGAGTATGTGTTTTGGGATGAGTATCACCCGACAGACAGGGCTAATGAGTTGATCGCAAATGAGATCTTTAGAAAGCTTGGGTATAAGACAATTAATGAAACAGGGCCCACCAATGGAACAGTGCCAACCAATGGAACAGTGCCAACCAATGGAACAGTGCCAACCAATGGAACAGGGCCCACCAATGGAACAATGCCAACCAATGGAACAACGCCAACCAATTAG
- the LOC103716394 gene encoding GDSL esterase/lipase At1g74460 isoform X2: MEQKNVKLAMAMAWLVVFGLANKRCSCAVVQFIFGDSLSDNGNNNYLTKSLARAALPWYGIDFGSGLPNGRFCNGRTVADIVGDKMGLPRPPAFLDPSLDEDMILENGVNYASGGGGILNETSSLFIQRFSLYKQIELFQGTQELIRMKIGREAADEFFREARYVVALGSNDFINNYLLPLYSDSWTYNGETFVSYLISTLDAQLRLLHKLGARQLTFFGLGPMGCIPLQRFMTSSGGCQKSTNKLAMAFNKQATQVLENISSSLPNATFRFGDAYDFFQDLIDRPHMYGFNNSAGPCCSLGRIRPTLTCTPLSTLCKDRSEYVFWDEYHPTDRANELIANEIFRKLGYKTINETGPTNGTVPTNGTVPTNGTVPTNGTGPTNGTMPTNGTTPTN, encoded by the exons ATGGAGCAAAAGAATGTGAAGCTAGCCATGGCCATGGCTTGGTTAGTAGTCTTCGGTCTTGCAAACAAGAGATGTTCCTGCGCAGTCGTGCAGTTCATCTTTGGAGACTCCTTGTCTGATAACGGGAACAACAATTACCTAACCAAGAGCTTGGCTCGGGCAGCACTGCCGTGGTATGGGATCGACTTTGGGAGTGGACTGCCAAACGGGAGATTCTGCAATGGTCGCACTGTTGCTGACATAGTGG GAGACAAGATGGGCCTCCCAAGGCCACCAGCATTTCTAGACCCCTCCCTAGATGAGGATATGATACTTGAGAACGGAGTGAATTATGCATCTGGTGGTGGTGGAATTCTGAATGAAACCTCTTCATTGTTT ATACAGAGGTTCTCCCTCTACAAGCAAATTGAACTGTTCCAAGGAACCCAAGAGCTGATAAGGATGAAGATTGGTCGTGAGGCTGCCGACGAATTCTTCAGAGAAGCTCGTTATGTGGTCGCACTGGGAAGCAATGACTTCATCAACAACTACCTCCTCCCTTTGTACAGTGACTCATGGACCTACAATGGAGAAACCTTCGTTAGCTACCTCATAAGTACACTGGACGCACAGCTCAGA CTCTTGCATAAGTTAGGGGCTCGGCAGCTGACGTTCTTCGGCCTGGGACCTATGGGCTGCATTCCCTTGCAGCGATTCATGACTTCCTCGGGGGGTTGTCAGAAGTCGACGAACAAACTCGCTATGGCCTTCAACAAGCAAGCAACCCAGGTCttagagaacatatcaagcagcCTTCCTAATGCGACCTTCAGATTTGGAGATGCATATGATTTTTTCCAGGATCTCATCGATCGGCCTCACATGTATG GCTTTAACAACTCGGCTGGCCCATGTTGCTCCTTGGGACGGATTCGACCTACTCTCACTTGCACTCCTTTATCAACTCTGTGCAAAGACAGAAGCGAGTATGTGTTTTGGGATGAGTATCACCCGACAGACAGGGCTAATGAGTTGATCGCAAATGAGATCTTTAGAAAGCTTGGGTATAAGACAATTAATGAAACAGGGCCCACCAATGGAACAGTGCCAACCAATGGAACAGTGCCAACCAATGGAACAGTGCCAACCAATGGAACAGGGCCCACCAATGGAACAATGCCAACCAATGGAACAACGCCAACCAATTAG